The following are encoded in a window of Lichenicola cladoniae genomic DNA:
- a CDS encoding glycosyltransferase produces the protein MTGTRRIVIFTIGTEGDARPYAALGRGLADCGHDVTLATSREFKPLVLEHNLKFAPLTADFLEMMRRNKSVMDQRHQVAMLRMLMAETRRMAKAWAHEALDAANGADLVIGSGNVSLLAASVAEKLSIPFVRSQLQPFDPSRSLPPVLFRPPSKPLPGWINLAVHRILRVMVWRFMKRSVDGVRRDLGLAPYPWVGPWALPLGAGGNILYGFSRHVVPRQSEWPDRIAIPGFFSNDRGAAFQPSEPLTRFLADGPKPIYIGFGSMVTERSAEMVAVIVDAVRATGRRAVIASGWADLASAAGNSDYLFFIQNVPHAWLFPRVALAVHHCGAGTSGAAMRAGIPTIPVPFVGDQFFWAWQMKRIGVATPPLNRIGLKANQLADAIDEASGTAMVDAAARLGEKLCGENGVAAAIAQLQAWSLLPAPGVAVSVRQPELLTEPL, from the coding sequence ATGACCGGCACCAGACGGATCGTTATTTTCACGATCGGCACCGAAGGTGATGCCCGACCCTATGCGGCGCTTGGAAGGGGTCTCGCCGATTGCGGACATGACGTGACGCTGGCGACCAGCCGTGAATTCAAACCGCTTGTGCTCGAACATAATCTGAAGTTCGCGCCGCTGACTGCGGATTTCCTGGAAATGATGCGTCGGAACAAGTCGGTCATGGACCAGCGGCATCAGGTGGCGATGCTGAGAATGCTGATGGCCGAGACGCGGCGGATGGCAAAAGCCTGGGCGCATGAAGCGCTGGATGCCGCGAACGGCGCCGACCTGGTGATCGGGTCCGGTAATGTTTCGCTGCTGGCCGCCAGCGTCGCGGAAAAACTGTCGATCCCGTTTGTACGCTCGCAGCTGCAACCTTTCGATCCGAGCCGCAGCCTGCCTCCGGTATTGTTCCGTCCGCCCTCGAAGCCGCTACCGGGCTGGATCAACCTGGCGGTTCACCGCATTCTTCGCGTGATGGTCTGGCGTTTCATGAAACGCTCGGTTGATGGAGTGCGCCGCGATCTCGGCCTGGCCCCCTATCCATGGGTCGGCCCCTGGGCGCTCCCGCTCGGTGCGGGTGGCAACATACTCTATGGCTTCAGCCGCCACGTCGTCCCGCGCCAGTCGGAATGGCCGGATCGGATAGCGATCCCCGGCTTTTTCTCGAACGACCGGGGCGCGGCCTTCCAGCCGTCGGAGCCGCTTACGCGCTTCCTCGCAGACGGGCCGAAGCCGATCTATATCGGATTCGGCAGCATGGTTACCGAACGGTCGGCGGAGATGGTCGCCGTGATCGTCGATGCCGTTCGCGCCACCGGGCGACGCGCGGTGATCGCCAGCGGCTGGGCGGACCTGGCGAGCGCTGCAGGCAATTCCGACTACCTGTTCTTTATCCAGAACGTTCCGCATGCCTGGCTGTTTCCGCGTGTGGCGCTCGCCGTACATCATTGCGGTGCCGGTACGTCCGGAGCGGCGATGCGGGCCGGCATCCCGACGATTCCGGTTCCGTTTGTCGGCGATCAGTTCTTCTGGGCCTGGCAGATGAAACGGATCGGTGTCGCCACACCGCCGCTCAACCGGATCGGCCTGAAAGCCAACCAGTTGGCCGACGCGATCGACGAAGCGAGCGGAACCGCAATGGTCGATGCGGCAGCCCGCCTTGGTGAAAAACTGTGCGGCGAGAACGGGGTGGCCGCCGCGATCGCGCAGCTGCAAGCCTGGTCCCTGCTTCCGGCGCCCGGCGTCGCGGTTTCCGTCCGCCAGCCCGAACTCTTAACGGAGCCACTGTGA
- a CDS encoding non-ribosomal peptide synthetase has translation MLMFPAIEANLVVAEPATLPLSTAQRGMWVGEQLAPPGAIFNVAEAIGLDGEIDPILLQTALRLLTEEVETTRVRLVRGVGLPRQIVMPTYEHPIDVHDFSTDVDPRGAARRFMMDELSGKPDFENGPLWFSAILKLSDRSWYWYHRAHHIVLDGFSGGMIVQRVAELYSALRQQRDPVPAGLTSLGALAAADEAYRSSDRFFKDQAYWHTHLADLPEAVTLSHQTRPLQGGLLRATAHLPNALVLQLRERLSGTAITLPQALIGLVAIYYHRISGVADLVLGMPVTGRFGGIMRRCPGMVANAVPIRLRFAPDDTIATMFAQTARVVRQALRHQQYRYEDLRRDLNRLKHGQQIARIGVNIEPFDFSFDFDGVPVVLDNLCNSQMEDLTIFVYDRHDGGGLRIDLDANPALYSQAELGRHKQLLCRLIAQAVQDLEVPVVELDLLSTDDRARILHQWNDTAPLATSTDPDVVTLFRRQALMTPDAPAVLSEAGCLLDYRELDRRCATLAARLTDGGISAGTLVAVALPRSELLPEALLAILRAGAAYLPLDPDGPPERLAMILADARPALVLTVERHAARFEGLGMRCLLLDRPPGIVAGMVPDAPLDPAATAYVIYTSGSTGRPKGVCVSHANLSNFLQGMVDLLQPGAHDRLLSVTTATFDIAGLELFLPLISGGRLVIATGCTVRDPLALGRLIAAHGITVLQATPSLWRSLLANRAAVLSGVHALVGGEPLSAELAGRMLERCGLVINMYGPTETTIWSTAMRLSAGDIEPPPIGRPIRNTRVYVLDGRMRPVPEGVAGMLYIGGAGVAQGYLNRPERTGESFGPDPFSDDGHSAGRLYRTGDLARWRADGVLVYLGREDQQVKLHGYRIELGEIETALQRHRAVADAVVAVRPDLRGEPALVAYVVIPPGQDGVSDAALRLHLSRHVPDHMIPSLFMTLDALPLNGSGKIDRIALPEPFWADRMVVLPEEPRTETERQLFVIWQAVLGRQGIGIHDNFFGLGGDSLSAAQMLVEIAETFSVEIPLDSLFRAATIADLASVLDGGRTTGSLDTLLPLSQAGEKPPLFCVHPITGIGWAYAALTSQVDAGRPLYALQAKGLVQQMAADASYPQTIEEMAVSYVAEIRTLQPEGPYHLLGWSLGGLVVHAMAVQLRQDGHEVAFLGLLDSYPFRIGDEADAIDEAAQVRLALQFLGLHQNPQDPGATIPDTMAGLADFLCMKYDLLSQPVMQAIMRTDEGIVARLEQVVGNNLALARRYAPKPVDVDAVFLSASVRTGTGLDSVIEYQPSVWQDLVRTLSIYEVDCHHQEILSAGAVDQVGLVLRTHLKAASAIAASA, from the coding sequence ATGCTGATGTTCCCTGCAATCGAGGCGAATCTGGTCGTGGCCGAGCCGGCCACGTTGCCGCTCTCGACGGCGCAGCGCGGCATGTGGGTCGGCGAGCAGCTGGCGCCCCCCGGTGCGATCTTCAACGTCGCCGAGGCGATCGGGCTGGACGGCGAGATCGATCCGATCCTGCTGCAGACGGCATTGCGACTGCTGACCGAGGAGGTCGAGACGACGCGCGTGCGTCTGGTGCGCGGCGTCGGCCTGCCGCGGCAGATCGTGATGCCGACCTACGAGCATCCGATCGATGTTCATGATTTTTCCACTGACGTCGATCCACGTGGCGCGGCCCGCCGCTTCATGATGGACGAGTTGTCGGGAAAGCCCGATTTCGAGAACGGGCCGCTCTGGTTCAGCGCCATTCTCAAGCTGTCGGACCGATCCTGGTACTGGTATCATCGCGCCCATCATATCGTGCTCGACGGGTTCAGCGGCGGCATGATCGTGCAACGGGTCGCCGAGCTCTATTCGGCGCTGCGACAGCAACGCGATCCGGTACCAGCCGGGTTGACCAGTCTCGGCGCGCTGGCGGCTGCAGACGAGGCCTATCGAAGTTCCGATCGTTTCTTCAAGGACCAGGCCTACTGGCACACGCATCTTGCCGACCTGCCGGAAGCCGTGACGCTCTCGCATCAGACGCGTCCACTTCAGGGTGGTCTGCTGCGTGCGACGGCGCATTTGCCGAACGCGCTGGTCCTGCAGCTTCGCGAGCGCCTGTCCGGAACCGCGATCACTCTGCCGCAAGCGCTGATCGGGCTCGTTGCGATCTACTACCATCGCATCTCCGGGGTCGCGGACCTCGTGCTCGGCATGCCCGTCACCGGGCGGTTCGGCGGCATCATGCGGCGCTGCCCGGGAATGGTGGCCAATGCGGTGCCGATCCGGCTTCGCTTCGCGCCGGATGACACCATCGCGACGATGTTCGCGCAGACTGCCCGTGTCGTGCGCCAGGCGTTGCGGCATCAGCAATATCGCTACGAGGATCTGCGTCGCGATCTCAACCGGCTGAAGCACGGCCAGCAGATCGCCCGCATCGGCGTCAACATCGAGCCGTTCGACTTCAGCTTCGATTTCGACGGCGTGCCGGTGGTGCTCGACAACCTGTGCAACAGCCAGATGGAAGACCTGACCATCTTCGTCTACGACCGTCACGACGGCGGCGGTCTGCGGATCGATCTCGACGCGAACCCGGCGCTCTACAGCCAGGCGGAGCTCGGCCGGCACAAGCAGCTTCTGTGCCGCCTGATCGCCCAGGCGGTTCAGGACCTGGAGGTGCCGGTCGTCGAACTCGATCTGCTCTCCACCGATGACCGCGCGCGCATCTTGCACCAGTGGAACGATACCGCGCCGCTCGCGACATCGACGGATCCCGATGTGGTCACGTTGTTTCGCAGGCAGGCGCTGATGACGCCGGACGCGCCGGCGGTCCTGTCCGAAGCCGGCTGCCTCCTCGACTACCGCGAGCTCGACCGGCGCTGCGCAACGCTTGCTGCGCGCCTGACCGACGGCGGGATCAGCGCCGGTACGCTCGTGGCCGTGGCGTTGCCCCGTTCGGAACTGCTGCCCGAGGCGCTGCTGGCGATCCTGAGGGCGGGCGCAGCGTATCTGCCGCTCGATCCGGATGGACCGCCGGAACGACTGGCGATGATCCTGGCAGACGCGCGCCCTGCCCTCGTGCTGACCGTGGAACGCCACGCTGCCCGCTTCGAGGGCCTGGGCATGCGATGCCTCCTGCTGGACCGGCCTCCAGGCATCGTGGCCGGCATGGTGCCCGATGCACCGCTCGACCCCGCGGCCACCGCCTACGTGATCTATACTTCCGGCTCCACCGGACGCCCCAAGGGGGTTTGCGTGTCGCACGCCAACCTGTCCAACTTCCTGCAGGGCATGGTCGACCTGCTGCAACCCGGTGCGCACGACCGGCTGCTTTCGGTCACCACGGCCACCTTCGATATTGCCGGTCTGGAACTGTTCCTGCCACTGATCAGCGGCGGACGGCTGGTGATCGCGACAGGCTGCACCGTGCGCGATCCGCTTGCGCTGGGCCGCCTGATCGCGGCGCACGGCATCACCGTGCTGCAGGCGACGCCCTCGCTCTGGCGCAGCCTGCTGGCCAATCGTGCCGCGGTGCTGAGCGGTGTGCACGCGCTGGTCGGCGGCGAACCGCTATCGGCCGAGCTTGCCGGCCGGATGCTCGAGCGCTGCGGTCTTGTCATCAACATGTACGGCCCGACCGAGACCACGATCTGGTCGACCGCGATGCGGCTATCGGCCGGCGATATCGAACCGCCGCCGATCGGCCGGCCGATCCGCAACACGCGCGTCTATGTGCTCGACGGCCGGATGCGGCCGGTGCCGGAGGGGGTGGCGGGCATGCTGTATATCGGTGGTGCCGGTGTAGCGCAGGGCTATCTCAACCGTCCCGAGCGCACGGGAGAAAGTTTCGGGCCGGATCCGTTCTCGGATGATGGACATTCAGCTGGGCGCCTTTATCGTACGGGCGACCTTGCACGCTGGCGGGCGGACGGGGTGCTGGTCTATCTCGGCCGGGAGGACCAGCAGGTGAAGCTGCACGGCTACCGGATCGAGCTCGGCGAGATCGAGACGGCCTTACAGCGTCACCGTGCCGTGGCGGATGCAGTGGTCGCGGTGCGGCCCGACCTGCGCGGCGAGCCGGCGCTGGTGGCCTATGTAGTCATTCCTCCCGGGCAGGATGGCGTGTCGGATGCGGCGTTGCGGCTGCATCTCTCGCGACACGTCCCGGACCACATGATCCCGTCGCTGTTCATGACGCTCGATGCGCTGCCGCTCAACGGCAGCGGCAAGATCGACCGCATTGCACTGCCGGAACCGTTCTGGGCCGACCGCATGGTCGTGCTGCCGGAGGAGCCGCGGACCGAGACCGAGCGCCAGCTATTCGTCATCTGGCAGGCCGTGCTGGGCCGGCAGGGCATCGGCATCCACGACAATTTTTTCGGCCTCGGTGGAGACTCGTTGAGCGCCGCGCAGATGCTGGTCGAGATCGCTGAGACGTTCTCGGTGGAGATCCCCCTCGACAGCCTGTTCCGCGCCGCCACGATCGCCGATCTTGCGAGCGTGCTGGATGGCGGCCGGACGACCGGTTCGCTGGACACACTGCTGCCGCTCAGCCAGGCCGGCGAGAAGCCGCCGCTGTTCTGCGTCCATCCCATCACCGGCATCGGCTGGGCCTATGCGGCACTGACCTCCCAGGTCGATGCCGGGCGCCCTCTCTATGCGCTCCAGGCGAAGGGGCTCGTGCAGCAGATGGCGGCGGATGCCTCCTATCCGCAGACCATCGAGGAAATGGCGGTGAGCTACGTGGCGGAGATCCGCACGCTGCAGCCTGAAGGACCCTACCACCTGCTCGGCTGGTCGCTGGGCGGACTGGTGGTGCATGCCATGGCGGTGCAGCTTCGTCAGGACGGCCACGAGGTGGCGTTCCTGGGTCTGCTGGACAGCTATCCGTTCAGGATCGGCGACGAAGCCGATGCGATCGACGAGGCGGCCCAGGTCAGGCTGGCGCTGCAGTTCCTCGGCCTGCACCAGAACCCACAGGACCCCGGCGCGACGATCCCGGACACGATGGCCGGGCTCGCGGACTTCCTGTGCATGAAATACGACCTGCTCTCGCAGCCGGTCATGCAGGCGATCATGCGGACCGACGAGGGCATCGTGGCGCGGCTCGAACAGGTGGTCGGCAACAACCTGGCACTCGCCCGCCGCTATGCGCCCAAGCCGGTCGATGTCGATGCCGTCTTCCTGTCGGCATCGGTGCGCACCGGAACCGGGCTCGACAGCGTGATCGAATACCAGCCGTCGGTGTGGCAGGACCTGGTCCGGACCCTGTCGATCTACGAGGTCGATTGCCATCACCAGGAGATCCTTTCGGCCGGCGCGGTGGATCAGGTCGGCCTGGTGCTGCGCACGCACCTGAAGGCCGCAAGCGCCATCGCGGCCAGCGCGTGA
- a CDS encoding penicillin acylase family protein: MSGPRPGPAGGRWQDLPHGVAVMAGMILRDLARPAPMPLSTAERLAMLPTSGLPVAKPVTIHWDRHQIPFIEAGSDSDLAVALGAVHAHLRLGQIETMRRIALGRVAEMIGPLGIGIDRSIRMMELGRAVPDMIAALPAATLQWAEGFLAGINHHLRHAAELPRDCSILAIRPEPWTLTELMTLMRLSSADISWLIWSKLLRIRTRMAPRDWESLWPRLLAGGAPADPTPRSMAARVAGSMARAGSNAAAVSGGRTASGAALIASDPHLPYGLPNPWMIVGMRSPGYDCIGMMMPGLPFMALGRNPDAAWGGTSLHAQSSDLFEIDGLPDDAIEERFETIRVRGAAPRRIRLRRTAHGPLVSDGLLLPSPRRLALRWMGHRPSDELTAMLAVARCRDWPGFQAALKGFAVSGLNMVFAGRDGQVGHLLAAYLPVRPLAPSADLNLPLACEAAWASHADASDLPVRTSPRHPHVVSANQAPVGSAVPAGFFFSPPDRAQRIAALLDDVPTVGVDTLAGLQSDVASTRSLGLRDLLLAHLAIRRWTPGQQVLLSALSVWDGLYRADSRGALAFELLLAGTVGRLRGLQSRRAYDAVWMTQTLLADDLDGLPSGALSRAMTRAMAPTARRFERLHDWGGLHRITLTHPLGRLPAIGRRYRRPAFRADGGNNTVHKSSHTIGVRPHHARFGSCARHISDMSDPDANFMVLLGGQDGWFNSENFDDLTPLWRRGDYVRLPLRAGSVAAWSVFRTILEP, encoded by the coding sequence GTGAGTGGACCGCGACCGGGACCGGCCGGCGGTCGCTGGCAGGACCTGCCGCACGGGGTGGCGGTCATGGCGGGAATGATCCTGCGCGACCTGGCGCGGCCGGCCCCGATGCCGCTCTCGACGGCGGAACGGCTGGCCATGCTGCCGACATCCGGCCTGCCGGTCGCAAAGCCGGTCACAATCCATTGGGACCGGCACCAGATCCCGTTCATCGAGGCCGGCAGCGATAGCGACCTGGCGGTGGCGCTCGGCGCCGTGCACGCGCATCTCCGGCTCGGCCAGATCGAGACAATGCGACGGATCGCGCTCGGGCGGGTCGCGGAGATGATCGGCCCGCTCGGGATCGGCATCGACCGGAGCATCCGGATGATGGAACTCGGGCGCGCGGTTCCGGACATGATCGCAGCGCTGCCGGCGGCGACGCTGCAATGGGCGGAAGGGTTTCTTGCCGGGATCAACCATCACCTCCGCCACGCGGCGGAGCTGCCGCGGGACTGCAGCATCCTGGCGATCCGGCCCGAACCCTGGACCTTGACCGAGCTGATGACGCTGATGCGCCTGTCCTCGGCGGACATCAGCTGGCTGATCTGGTCGAAGCTGCTGCGCATCCGCACGCGCATGGCGCCGCGGGACTGGGAGTCGCTCTGGCCACGCCTGCTGGCGGGCGGCGCACCGGCCGACCCGACGCCGCGATCAATGGCAGCACGGGTCGCCGGGAGCATGGCACGGGCCGGCAGCAACGCCGCGGCGGTGTCCGGCGGGCGAACCGCCAGCGGTGCCGCGTTGATCGCCAGCGATCCGCACCTGCCGTACGGATTGCCCAATCCGTGGATGATCGTCGGCATGCGGTCGCCGGGATACGACTGCATCGGCATGATGATGCCGGGGCTGCCGTTCATGGCGCTGGGCCGCAACCCGGATGCGGCCTGGGGCGGCACCAGCCTACACGCGCAGAGCAGCGACCTGTTCGAGATCGACGGGCTCCCGGACGACGCGATCGAGGAGCGGTTCGAAACCATTCGCGTGCGTGGCGCCGCACCCCGCCGGATTCGGTTGCGGCGCACGGCGCACGGCCCGCTGGTGTCGGACGGGCTGCTGCTGCCGTCGCCGCGGCGCCTGGCGTTGCGCTGGATGGGGCACCGCCCGAGCGACGAGCTGACCGCGATGTTGGCCGTCGCGCGCTGTCGCGACTGGCCGGGCTTCCAGGCGGCGCTGAAGGGTTTCGCCGTGTCCGGCCTGAACATGGTGTTCGCCGGACGCGACGGCCAGGTCGGCCATCTGCTGGCGGCCTACCTTCCCGTGCGACCGCTGGCCCCGTCTGCCGACCTAAACCTGCCGCTGGCATGCGAGGCTGCATGGGCCTCGCATGCCGATGCGTCGGACCTGCCTGTCAGGACCAGCCCGCGCCACCCCCACGTCGTCTCGGCGAACCAGGCTCCGGTCGGGAGCGCGGTGCCGGCCGGATTTTTCTTCTCGCCGCCGGACCGCGCCCAGCGGATCGCAGCGCTGCTGGACGACGTCCCTACCGTCGGCGTGGATACGCTTGCGGGCCTGCAGTCAGATGTGGCGAGCACGCGCAGCCTGGGGCTCCGGGACCTGCTGCTTGCCCATCTCGCCATCCGCCGATGGACGCCCGGGCAGCAGGTGCTGCTGTCTGCGCTGAGCGTGTGGGACGGGCTGTACAGGGCGGATTCGCGCGGGGCGCTGGCGTTCGAGCTTCTGCTCGCCGGCACGGTCGGCAGGCTGCGTGGGTTGCAGTCGCGCCGGGCCTACGATGCCGTCTGGATGACGCAGACGCTGCTCGCCGACGATCTCGACGGGCTGCCGTCAGGGGCGCTCAGCCGGGCGATGACACGGGCGATGGCACCAACGGCGCGGCGGTTCGAGCGGCTGCATGACTGGGGCGGGCTGCATCGGATTACCCTGACCCATCCACTGGGACGCCTGCCGGCAATCGGGCGTCGCTATCGCCGGCCGGCATTCCGGGCGGACGGTGGGAACAACACCGTTCACAAAAGCAGCCACACGATCGGGGTGCGGCCGCATCATGCGCGCTTCGGCTCGTGCGCCCGCCATATCTCGGACATGTCCGATCCGGACGCCAACTTCATGGTGCTGCTTGGAGGCCAGGATGGCTGGTTCAACAGCGAGAACTTCGACGACCTGACGCCGCTGTGGCGGCGTGGGGATTATGTCAGGCTGCCGCTACGAGCCGGCTCGGTGGCGGCCTGGTCCGTGTTCAGGACCATCCTCGAGCCCTGA
- a CDS encoding PIN domain-containing protein, with amino-acid sequence MTTQPVFSVAPVDPIRGTQHREAVHNLTFEGAVRQLIVQHDAAAPAADEAVCVAKGFGSGSHMNFITGKIAVVIRY; translated from the coding sequence ATGACCACCCAACCCGTTTTCTCAGTCGCACCGGTCGATCCTATCAGGGGCACCCAGCATCGCGAGGCCGTGCATAACCTGACCTTCGAAGGCGCGGTCCGGCAGCTCATCGTTCAGCATGACGCCGCTGCCCCGGCCGCGGACGAGGCCGTCTGCGTGGCCAAGGGCTTCGGCTCGGGTTCGCACATGAATTTCATCACCGGCAAGATCGCGGTGGTGATCCGCTACTGA
- a CDS encoding histidine phosphatase family protein: MPIKLRLAVHAMTATLRAAGFSDDEPIEAQAAVGLRSLPHRPRPADRCMAAPELRTRQTAIGLGFEPVIDPLLRDCDYGRWRGRTFTDIQRTEARALADWMTDPAAAPHGGESLEDVSARCAAWLSQQADGSGQWLVVTHASVIRLTMMRVLGAPLSAYWHVDAPPLAGVSLSFNRTWRLQLSGGLILRAGRPGPDGLDQLRPTENEP; the protein is encoded by the coding sequence ATGCCGATCAAGCTGAGGTTGGCGGTCCATGCCATGACCGCGACACTGCGCGCCGCCGGCTTCTCGGATGACGAGCCGATCGAGGCACAGGCGGCAGTGGGACTGAGGTCCCTGCCGCACCGGCCCAGACCAGCGGATCGCTGCATGGCTGCGCCCGAACTCAGGACACGCCAGACCGCGATCGGCCTGGGATTCGAACCGGTCATCGATCCACTGCTTCGCGACTGCGATTATGGACGGTGGCGAGGCCGTACCTTCACCGACATCCAGCGGACCGAGGCCAGGGCCCTGGCAGACTGGATGACCGATCCCGCCGCCGCACCGCATGGCGGGGAAAGCCTGGAAGATGTCTCGGCACGGTGCGCGGCGTGGCTTTCGCAGCAGGCGGACGGTTCCGGGCAGTGGCTCGTGGTGACGCATGCGTCGGTCATCCGCCTGACGATGATGCGCGTGCTGGGCGCACCACTCTCCGCATACTGGCATGTCGATGCGCCGCCTCTGGCCGGTGTCTCGCTATCCTTCAATCGCACATGGCGCCTGCAACTGTCCGGCGGGCTCATCCTCCGGGCAGGCCGTCCGGGTCCAGACGGCTTGGATCAGCTGCGGCCGACCGAGAACGAACCGTGA
- the ilvD gene encoding dihydroxy-acid dehydratase produces MPAYRSRTTTHGRNMAGARGLWRATGMTDADFGKPIIAVVNSFTQFVPGHVHLKDLGQLVAREIEAAGGVAKEFNTIAVDDGIAMGHDGMLYSLPSRELIADSVEYMVNAHCADAMVCISNCDKITPGMLMAALRINIPAIFVSGGPMEAGKAMIGGKSRSLDLVDAMVAAADSSISDADVAVIERSACPTCGSCSGMFTANSMNCLAEALGLALPGNGTVLATHADRRGLFQEAGRTIVDLAQRYYERDDDSVLPRNIANRASFENAMSLDIAMGGSTNTVLHLLAAAHEAEVDFTMADIDRLSRRVPVLCKVAPSVADVHMEDVHRAGGIMAILGEMDRAGLLQTGGPTVHAVTMAAGLDRWDIQRGASEGVQNFYKAAPGGVPTQVAFSQDRRFRELDLDRAGGAIRNAAHAFSTDGGLAVLYGNLAEDGCIVKTAGVDAAILVFNGTARIFESQDTAVEGILGGRVAAGDIVLIRYEGPKGGPGMQEMLYPTSYLKSKGLGKLCALVTDGRFSGGSSGLSIGHVSPEAAEGGAIGLVEEGDRIEIDIPSRSIHLAVDDAELARRRAAMVERGAEAWQPGPRKRRISMALRAYAAMTTSAARGAVRDLGQLAR; encoded by the coding sequence ATGCCAGCCTATCGTTCACGCACCACGACCCACGGCCGCAACATGGCCGGCGCGCGCGGCCTCTGGCGGGCGACCGGAATGACCGACGCGGATTTCGGCAAGCCGATCATCGCCGTCGTCAACTCCTTCACCCAGTTCGTCCCCGGCCACGTCCACCTCAAGGATCTCGGGCAGTTGGTCGCCCGCGAGATCGAGGCGGCCGGTGGCGTCGCCAAGGAGTTCAACACCATCGCGGTCGATGACGGCATCGCGATGGGCCATGACGGGATGCTGTATAGCCTGCCGTCGCGCGAACTGATCGCCGACAGCGTCGAATACATGGTCAACGCGCACTGCGCGGACGCCATGGTCTGCATTTCCAACTGCGACAAGATCACGCCGGGCATGCTGATGGCGGCGCTCCGCATCAACATCCCGGCGATCTTCGTCTCCGGTGGTCCGATGGAGGCCGGCAAGGCCATGATCGGCGGCAAGTCGCGCAGCCTGGACCTGGTCGATGCCATGGTTGCGGCGGCCGACAGCAGCATCAGCGACGCCGACGTCGCGGTCATCGAGCGCTCGGCCTGCCCGACCTGCGGCTCCTGTTCCGGGATGTTCACGGCCAACTCGATGAACTGCCTGGCCGAGGCGCTCGGCCTGGCATTGCCCGGCAACGGCACCGTGCTGGCAACCCATGCCGACCGCCGCGGACTGTTCCAGGAAGCCGGGCGGACGATCGTCGATCTCGCCCAGCGCTACTACGAACGCGACGACGACAGCGTGCTCCCGCGCAACATCGCCAACCGGGCGAGCTTCGAGAACGCGATGTCGCTCGATATCGCCATGGGCGGCTCCACCAACACCGTGCTGCATCTTCTGGCCGCCGCCCACGAGGCCGAGGTCGACTTCACCATGGCCGACATCGACCGGCTGTCACGGCGTGTCCCGGTGCTCTGTAAGGTCGCCCCCAGCGTCGCCGACGTGCACATGGAGGACGTCCATCGGGCCGGCGGCATCATGGCGATCCTCGGCGAGATGGACCGCGCCGGCCTGCTGCAGACCGGAGGTCCTACCGTTCATGCCGTGACCATGGCGGCCGGCCTGGACCGCTGGGACATCCAGCGCGGCGCCAGCGAGGGCGTGCAGAATTTCTACAAGGCGGCACCCGGCGGCGTGCCTACCCAGGTTGCGTTCAGCCAGGATCGCCGCTTCCGCGAACTCGACCTGGATCGTGCCGGAGGCGCCATACGCAATGCCGCGCACGCCTTCTCCACCGATGGCGGCCTGGCCGTGCTGTACGGCAACCTCGCCGAGGACGGATGCATCGTGAAGACCGCCGGCGTGGACGCCGCGATCCTGGTGTTCAACGGCACCGCCCGCATCTTCGAGAGCCAGGATACCGCGGTCGAGGGCATCCTCGGTGGCCGGGTCGCTGCCGGCGACATCGTGCTGATCCGCTACGAGGGCCCGAAGGGCGGTCCCGGCATGCAGGAAATGCTCTACCCGACCAGCTACCTGAAATCGAAGGGCCTCGGGAAGCTCTGCGCCCTGGTCACCGACGGACGCTTTTCCGGCGGCTCGTCGGGCCTGTCGATCGGCCATGTCTCGCCCGAGGCGGCGGAAGGCGGTGCGATCGGGCTGGTGGAGGAGGGCGACCGCATCGAGATCGACATCCCGTCGCGGTCCATCCATCTCGCGGTCGATGATGCCGAGCTGGCCCGCCGTCGCGCGGCGATGGTCGAACGCGGCGCCGAGGCGTGGCAGCCGGGTCCGCGCAAGCGCCGGATTTCGATGGCATTGCGCGCCTATGCCGCGATGACCACATCGGCGGCCCGTGGTGCGGTGCGCGACCTAGGGCAACTCGCGCGCTGA